One genomic segment of Actinoplanes ianthinogenes includes these proteins:
- the secY gene encoding preprotein translocase subunit SecY — MLSAFTSALRTPDLRKKLLFTVAMIAVYRLGATLPSPGVSYTNVKACLKLTEQSGNQVLNLLNLFSGGALLQLSVFALGIMPYITASIILQLLTVVIPRLEQLRKEGQSGQAKITQYTRYLTLGLAVLQSSAFVALARTGQLFGGLCDQDNPQYQIIPENTGIPMWLTLTVLVMTMTAGTGVVMWLGELVTDRGVGNGMSVLIFTSIAARLPGEGWTIKQSAGTAKFLLVIALVLVIIGLVVFIEQAQRRIPVQYAKRMIGRRMYGGTSTYIPLKVNQAGVVPVIFASSLLYLPQLYLQFFDKNNLKPYQIWIQNWLASPTSWLYISVYFLLIIFFTYFYVSITFNPTEVAENMKKYGGFVPGIRPGKPTADYLDFILSRITLPGALYLGLISVLPNFFFIWLDQKQYQNFPFGGTAVLIMVGVGLETVKQIESQLMQRNYEGFLR, encoded by the coding sequence TTGCTCTCCGCTTTTACGAGTGCGTTGCGGACGCCTGACCTGCGCAAGAAATTGTTGTTCACGGTGGCGATGATTGCCGTCTACCGGCTGGGCGCGACGCTGCCCAGCCCCGGCGTGTCGTACACCAACGTCAAGGCGTGCCTCAAGCTCACCGAGCAGTCGGGTAACCAGGTTCTGAACCTGCTGAACCTGTTCTCCGGCGGTGCTCTGCTCCAGCTCTCGGTCTTCGCGCTCGGCATCATGCCGTACATCACCGCGTCGATCATCCTGCAGCTGCTGACCGTGGTCATCCCGCGGCTCGAGCAGCTCCGCAAGGAGGGTCAGTCCGGTCAGGCGAAGATCACCCAGTACACCCGGTACCTGACGCTGGGCCTCGCGGTCCTCCAGTCGTCGGCGTTCGTCGCCCTGGCCCGGACCGGCCAGCTGTTCGGCGGTCTCTGCGACCAGGACAACCCGCAGTACCAGATCATCCCGGAGAACACCGGCATTCCGATGTGGCTCACGCTCACGGTGCTGGTGATGACGATGACCGCCGGCACCGGCGTGGTGATGTGGCTCGGCGAGCTGGTCACCGACCGCGGCGTCGGCAACGGCATGTCCGTCCTGATCTTCACCTCGATCGCGGCCCGCCTCCCCGGTGAGGGCTGGACCATCAAGCAGTCCGCCGGCACCGCCAAGTTCCTCCTGGTGATCGCGCTGGTCCTGGTGATCATCGGCCTGGTGGTCTTCATCGAGCAGGCCCAGCGGCGCATCCCGGTGCAGTACGCCAAGCGCATGATCGGCCGGCGGATGTACGGCGGCACCTCCACCTACATCCCGCTGAAGGTGAACCAGGCGGGTGTCGTCCCGGTCATCTTCGCGTCGTCGCTGCTCTACCTGCCGCAGCTGTACTTGCAGTTCTTCGACAAGAACAACCTGAAGCCGTACCAGATCTGGATCCAGAACTGGCTCGCGTCGCCGACCAGCTGGCTGTACATCAGCGTCTACTTCCTGCTGATCATCTTCTTCACGTACTTCTACGTGTCGATCACGTTCAACCCGACTGAGGTCGCGGAGAACATGAAGAAGTACGGTGGTTTCGTGCCGGGTATCCGCCCGGGCAAGCCGACCGCCGACTACCTGGACTTCATCCTCAGCCGGATCACCCTGCCGGGCGCGCTCTACCTGGGTCTGATCTCGGTCCTGCCGAACTTCTTCTTCATCTGGCTGGACCAGAAGCAGTACCAGAACTTCCCGTTCGGTGGCACCGCCGTGCTGATCATGGTCGGCGTGGGCCTGGAGACGGTGAAGCAGATCGAGAGCCAGCTCATGCAGCGGAACTACGAAGGGTTCCTCCGGTAG
- a CDS encoding DNA-directed RNA polymerase subunit alpha, which produces MLISQRPTLSEESLSETRSRFTIEPLEPGFGYTLGNSLRRTLLSSIPGAAVTSIKIDGVLHEFTTIPGVKEDVVELVMNVKELTVSSEHDEPVSMYLRKQGPGDVTAGDIQPPAGVSVHNPDLKLATLNSKGRLDMELTVERGRGYVTAAQNKSAGAEIGRIPVDSIYSPVLKVTYRVEATRVEQRTDFDRLIIDVESKASISPRTALASAGSTLVELFGLCRELDETAEGIDIGPSPQDAQLAADLALPIEELDLTVRSYNCLKREGINSVGELIGRTEADLLDIRNFGQKSIDEVKMKLAGMGLGLKDSAPSFDPAHVVDSFGDVDYDTDDYRETEQL; this is translated from the coding sequence GTGCTCATCAGCCAGCGGCCGACCCTCTCGGAGGAGTCGCTCAGCGAGACCCGCTCCCGGTTCACCATCGAGCCTCTGGAGCCGGGCTTCGGCTACACCCTCGGTAACTCGCTGCGGCGGACCCTGCTGTCGTCCATCCCGGGCGCGGCGGTCACCAGCATCAAGATCGACGGCGTGCTGCACGAGTTCACCACGATCCCCGGTGTCAAGGAGGACGTGGTCGAGCTGGTCATGAACGTCAAGGAACTGACCGTCAGCTCCGAGCACGACGAGCCGGTCAGCATGTACCTGCGCAAGCAGGGCCCGGGCGACGTGACCGCCGGGGACATCCAGCCGCCGGCCGGTGTCTCCGTGCACAACCCCGATCTGAAGCTGGCGACGCTGAACAGCAAGGGCCGGCTCGACATGGAGCTGACCGTGGAGCGTGGCCGTGGCTACGTCACCGCGGCGCAGAACAAGAGCGCGGGCGCGGAGATCGGCCGGATCCCGGTCGACTCGATCTACTCGCCGGTGCTCAAGGTCACCTACCGTGTCGAGGCGACCCGTGTCGAGCAGCGCACCGACTTCGACCGTCTGATCATCGACGTCGAGTCGAAGGCGTCCATCTCGCCGCGGACCGCCCTGGCGTCGGCCGGTTCCACCCTGGTCGAGCTCTTCGGCCTGTGCCGGGAGCTGGACGAGACCGCCGAGGGCATCGACATCGGCCCGTCGCCGCAGGACGCGCAGCTCGCTGCCGACCTGGCTCTCCCGATCGAGGAGCTGGACCTCACCGTCCGGTCGTACAACTGCCTCAAGCGGGAGGGCATCAACAGCGTCGGTGAGCTGATCGGGCGTACCGAGGCGGACCTCCTGGACATCCGGAACTTCGGCCAGAAGTCCATCGACGAGGTCAAGATGAAGCTCGCCGGAATGGGCCTGGGCCTCAAGGACAGCGCGCCGTCCTTCGACCCGGCGCACGTCGTGGACTCGTTCGGCGACGTGGACTACGACACCGACGACTACCGCGAGACCGAGCAGCTCTAA
- the rpsM gene encoding 30S ribosomal protein S13 — MARLVGVDLPREKRMEIALTYIFGIGRTRSVEALNATAIDLNKRAKDLTEEELLKLREYIEANFKVEGDLRREVAADIRRKVEIGCYAGIRHRKGLPVRGQRTRTNARTRKGPKRTVAGKKKPGRK, encoded by the coding sequence ATGGCACGTCTCGTCGGCGTCGATCTTCCCCGCGAAAAGCGGATGGAGATCGCGCTCACCTACATCTTCGGGATCGGGCGCACCCGGTCCGTCGAAGCACTGAACGCTACGGCGATCGACCTGAACAAGCGCGCCAAGGACCTCACTGAGGAGGAGCTGCTCAAGCTCCGCGAATACATTGAGGCCAACTTCAAGGTTGAGGGCGACCTGCGCCGCGAGGTCGCCGCGGACATCCGCCGCAAGGTTGAGATCGGCTGCTACGCCGGCATCCGCCACCGCAAGGGTCTGCCCGTTCGGGGTCAGCGGACCCGGACCAACGCTCGTACCCGTAAGGGCCCGAAGCGCACGGTCGCCGGTAAGAAGAAGCCCGGTCGGAAGTAA
- the rpsD gene encoding 30S ribosomal protein S4, whose amino-acid sequence MARYVGADCKRCRREKMKLFLKGSKCDGPKCPFESRPFPPGQHGRGRTKETEYLLQHREKQKARRVYGVLEKQFRGYYEEAVTKPGKTGEVLLQILESRLDNVVYRAGYAASRDAARQLVKHGHFLVNGVKVDIPSYRVKEHDIVTLREKSKEMTPFVVAQAQAGSRPVPAWLEPIPSEMKILIHSLPARAVIDTQVQEQLIVELYSK is encoded by the coding sequence ATGGCTCGTTACGTAGGTGCGGACTGCAAGCGCTGCCGCCGCGAGAAGATGAAGCTGTTCCTCAAGGGCAGCAAGTGCGACGGGCCGAAGTGCCCGTTCGAGTCGCGTCCCTTCCCGCCCGGCCAGCACGGCCGCGGCCGGACCAAGGAGACCGAGTACCTGCTCCAGCACCGCGAGAAGCAGAAGGCCCGCCGCGTGTACGGCGTGCTCGAGAAGCAGTTCCGCGGGTACTACGAGGAGGCTGTCACCAAGCCCGGCAAGACCGGTGAGGTGCTGCTGCAGATCCTCGAGTCGCGTCTGGACAACGTCGTCTACCGGGCCGGCTACGCCGCGTCCCGCGACGCCGCCCGCCAGCTGGTCAAGCACGGCCACTTCCTGGTGAACGGCGTCAAGGTCGACATCCCGTCGTACCGGGTGAAGGAGCACGACATCGTCACGCTCCGGGAGAAGTCGAAGGAGATGACCCCCTTCGTCGTCGCCCAGGCGCAGGCCGGTTCCCGGCCGGTGCCGGCGTGGCTCGAGCCCATCCCGAGCGAGATGAAGATCCTGATCCACTCGCTCCCGGCCCGCGCTGTCATCGACACGCAGGTTCAGGAGCAGCTGATCGTGGAGCTCTACTCCAAGTAA
- the infA gene encoding translation initiation factor IF-1 — MPKKDGAIEIEGRVIEPLPNAMFRVELANGHKVLAHISGKMRQHYIRILPEDRVVVELSPYDLTRGRIVYRYK, encoded by the coding sequence ATGCCAAAGAAAGACGGAGCCATCGAGATCGAAGGCCGAGTGATCGAGCCCCTGCCGAACGCTATGTTCCGCGTTGAGCTCGCCAATGGTCACAAGGTCCTGGCACACATCTCCGGGAAGATGCGTCAGCACTACATCCGTATCCTTCCCGAGGACAGGGTCGTCGTCGAGCTGTCGCCGTACGACCTGACCCGTGGGCGCATCGTCTACCGCTACAAGTAA
- a CDS encoding adenylate kinase, protein MRLVLVGPPGAGKGTQAEFIAAHLAVPKISTGDIFRANVSQGTPLGVEAKRYMDAGQLVPDEVTINMVRDRLAEPDAGDGFLLDGFPRTVPQAAALDKLLADLGTALDLVMELVVDDDEVIRRLSGRRTCRGCGKIWHVEFDPTSKENICDRCGSELFQRDDDKAETIANRLVEYSDKTAPLVDYYGAQGKLVGIDATGPVEDVTVRAIDALRSYGG, encoded by the coding sequence GTGCGGCTGGTACTGGTGGGCCCTCCGGGGGCCGGCAAGGGGACCCAGGCTGAGTTCATCGCCGCCCATCTCGCCGTACCGAAGATCTCGACCGGGGACATCTTCCGGGCCAACGTGTCGCAGGGGACTCCGCTCGGGGTCGAGGCGAAGCGGTACATGGACGCCGGCCAGCTGGTGCCGGACGAGGTGACCATCAACATGGTCCGCGACCGGCTCGCCGAGCCGGACGCCGGCGACGGGTTCCTGCTGGACGGGTTCCCGCGCACGGTGCCGCAGGCCGCCGCGCTGGACAAGCTGCTGGCCGACCTGGGCACCGCGCTGGACCTGGTGATGGAGCTCGTGGTCGACGACGACGAGGTGATCCGGCGGCTCTCCGGCCGCCGGACCTGCCGGGGCTGCGGCAAGATCTGGCACGTCGAGTTCGACCCGACCAGCAAGGAGAACATCTGCGACCGCTGTGGGTCGGAGCTGTTCCAGCGGGACGACGACAAAGCCGAGACCATCGCCAACCGCCTGGTGGAGTACTCGGACAAGACCGCGCCGCTGGTGGACTACTACGGCGCCCAGGGCAAGCTGGTGGGCATCGACGCGACCGGCCCGGTCGAGGACGTCACGGTGCGCGCGATCGACGCCCTGCGGTCGTACGGGGGCTGA
- the truA gene encoding tRNA pseudouridine(38-40) synthase TruA, producing the protein MTETTRLRLDVSYDGADFSGWAVQPGRRTVAGVLIEALRRILGASGAEWPLGLTVAGRTDAGVHATGQVCHIDLPAERYEELAGSLLRRLSALMPPDARVKGVLPVPDTFDARFSATFRRYEYRVCDDGWGPEPLRRYDTLGWLRPLDLDRLNAAAAGLLGEHDFAAFCKRKEHATTIRAINRLDWRREADRTLVATVQADAFCQAMVRSLVGAMLAVGEGRREPDWPAKLLTLRERSSEVTVAPAHGLTLVAVGYPAETEYAARADATRRLRA; encoded by the coding sequence ATGACGGAAACGACCCGCCTGCGCCTCGACGTCTCGTACGACGGCGCGGACTTCTCCGGCTGGGCGGTGCAGCCCGGACGTCGTACCGTAGCCGGGGTTTTGATCGAAGCTCTGCGGCGGATCCTGGGTGCCTCGGGCGCGGAGTGGCCGCTGGGCCTGACCGTGGCCGGCCGGACGGACGCCGGGGTGCACGCCACCGGCCAGGTGTGTCACATCGACCTGCCCGCCGAGCGGTACGAGGAACTGGCCGGCTCGCTGCTGCGCCGGCTGAGCGCGCTGATGCCGCCGGATGCCCGGGTCAAGGGCGTGCTGCCGGTGCCGGACACGTTCGACGCACGGTTCTCCGCGACGTTCCGGCGATATGAGTACCGGGTCTGCGACGACGGCTGGGGGCCGGAGCCGCTGCGCCGCTACGACACCCTCGGCTGGCTGCGTCCGCTCGACCTGGACCGGTTGAACGCCGCCGCGGCCGGGCTGCTCGGCGAGCACGACTTCGCCGCGTTCTGCAAGCGCAAGGAGCACGCCACCACGATCCGCGCGATCAACCGGCTGGACTGGCGCCGGGAGGCGGACCGCACGCTGGTCGCCACCGTGCAGGCCGACGCGTTCTGCCAGGCCATGGTCCGCAGCCTGGTCGGCGCGATGCTCGCGGTCGGCGAGGGCCGCCGCGAACCGGACTGGCCGGCCAAGCTGCTCACGCTGCGGGAGCGGTCCAGCGAGGTGACGGTGGCACCGGCGCACGGGCTGACCCTGGTCGCCGTGGGGTATCCGGCCGAGACGGAGTATGCGGCCCGCGCCGACGCTACGCGGCGCCTGCGCGCCTGA
- the map gene encoding type I methionyl aminopeptidase: MRRQELDIQLKTPEQIVKMRAAGLVVHAALEAMRDAVAPGVSTADLDAIAEKTIRDAGAIPSFKGYHGFPASICASVNEQVVHGIPSAEQILVEGDLISLDCGAILDGWHGDSAITVGVGETDPALLRMAEVAEDSMWAGIAAAARGAANGRGRLTDISFNIEKVIRKAGRYGIVDGYGGHGIGTEMHQEPHVLNHGKPGRGPRLIPGMALAIEPMITLGSPRTLELSDGWTVVTRDGSRAAHVEHTMALLDDGVWVTTALDGGRARLGDLVTARQP; this comes from the coding sequence ATGCGTCGTCAGGAGCTGGACATCCAGCTGAAGACGCCGGAGCAGATCGTCAAGATGCGGGCGGCCGGCCTGGTCGTCCACGCGGCGCTGGAGGCGATGCGCGACGCGGTCGCTCCCGGCGTCTCGACCGCCGATCTCGACGCCATCGCGGAGAAGACGATCCGGGACGCCGGGGCCATCCCGTCGTTCAAGGGCTACCACGGCTTCCCGGCCTCGATCTGCGCCTCGGTCAACGAGCAGGTGGTGCACGGCATCCCGAGCGCCGAGCAGATCCTCGTCGAGGGCGACCTGATCTCGCTGGACTGCGGCGCGATCCTGGACGGCTGGCACGGCGACTCGGCGATCACGGTCGGCGTCGGCGAGACCGACCCGGCGCTGCTGCGGATGGCCGAGGTCGCCGAGGACTCGATGTGGGCCGGGATCGCCGCGGCCGCCCGTGGCGCGGCGAACGGCCGTGGCCGGCTCACCGACATCTCGTTCAACATCGAGAAGGTGATCCGCAAGGCCGGGCGGTACGGGATCGTCGACGGCTACGGCGGGCACGGCATCGGCACCGAGATGCACCAGGAGCCGCACGTGCTCAACCACGGCAAACCGGGCCGCGGCCCGCGCCTGATCCCGGGGATGGCACTGGCCATCGAGCCGATGATCACGCTGGGCTCGCCGCGGACCCTGGAGCTGTCCGACGGGTGGACCGTGGTGACCCGGGACGGCTCGCGCGCGGCGCACGTGGAGCACACCATGGCGCTGCTGGACGACGGGGTGTGGGTGACCACCGCCCTGGACGGCGGCCGGGCCCGCCTCGGCGATCTCGTGACCGCCAGGCAGCCCTAG
- the rpmJ gene encoding 50S ribosomal protein L36 → MKVKPSVKRICNNCRIIRRHGRVMVICSTDPRHKQRQG, encoded by the coding sequence GTGAAGGTCAAGCCGAGCGTCAAGCGGATCTGCAACAACTGCCGGATCATCCGGCGGCACGGCCGGGTCATGGTGATTTGCAGCACCGACCCGCGCCACAAGCAGCGCCAGGGCTGA
- a CDS encoding class I SAM-dependent methyltransferase — protein MTAEHYFSTDPDAPMRRGEIEFSVAGRDYRLAVASGVFSAGRLDPGTAVLLRKAELPTAGTAGALLDLGCGYGPITCVLATEAPGTIVYAIDVNSRARDLTVENATALGLAGRVRVSAPDDVPDDVTFTEIWSNPPTHVGKAELHALMERWLPWLAPDGVAWLVINRNLGGDSLHTWLAGKGWQVERVASQKGFRVLRVHRKPAVA, from the coding sequence GTGACCGCCGAGCATTACTTCAGCACCGACCCGGACGCCCCGATGCGTCGGGGTGAGATCGAGTTCAGCGTGGCCGGGCGGGACTACCGGCTCGCCGTCGCCTCCGGGGTGTTCTCGGCCGGGCGGCTCGACCCGGGCACCGCGGTGCTGCTGCGCAAGGCCGAGCTGCCCACGGCCGGGACCGCGGGAGCGCTGCTCGACCTGGGCTGCGGTTACGGCCCGATCACCTGCGTGCTGGCCACCGAGGCGCCGGGGACCATCGTCTACGCGATCGACGTGAACTCCCGGGCCCGCGATCTGACCGTGGAGAACGCGACCGCTCTGGGGCTGGCCGGCCGGGTCCGGGTGAGCGCGCCGGACGACGTGCCGGACGACGTCACGTTCACCGAGATCTGGAGCAACCCGCCCACCCACGTCGGCAAGGCCGAGCTGCACGCGCTGATGGAGCGCTGGCTGCCCTGGCTCGCCCCGGACGGGGTCGCCTGGCTGGTGATCAACCGGAACCTGGGCGGTGACTCGCTGCACACCTGGCTGGCCGGCAAGGGCTGGCAGGTCGAGCGGGTGGCCAGCCAGAAGGGGTTCCGGGTGCTCCGGGTGCACCGGAAACCGGCTGTCGCCTGA
- the rplQ gene encoding 50S ribosomal protein L17, translating into MPTPTKGARLGGSPAHEKLIMANLATELFRHGKIKTTETKAKRLRPLAEQLITKAKRGDLHARRRVLTVVKDKDVVYALFEQIAPRYTGRPGGYTRITKTGPRKGDAAPMAIIELVEEAPVAATTAPSPAAKSAARKAAQQDKVEALAPEETAPAAVADDQDAEAPVSASGDKDAEGPGTKAEGEDTDKA; encoded by the coding sequence ATGCCCACGCCCACCAAGGGTGCCCGCCTCGGCGGCAGCCCGGCACACGAGAAGCTCATCATGGCCAACCTGGCCACCGAGCTCTTCCGGCACGGGAAGATCAAGACCACCGAGACCAAGGCGAAGCGGCTGCGCCCGCTGGCTGAGCAGCTCATCACGAAGGCCAAGCGGGGCGACCTGCACGCCCGTCGCCGGGTGCTGACCGTCGTGAAGGACAAGGACGTCGTGTACGCCCTGTTCGAGCAGATCGCTCCGCGGTACACCGGCCGTCCCGGTGGCTACACCCGGATCACCAAGACCGGTCCCCGCAAGGGTGACGCCGCTCCGATGGCGATCATCGAACTGGTCGAGGAGGCTCCGGTCGCGGCCACCACCGCGCCCAGCCCGGCCGCCAAGTCCGCCGCTCGCAAGGCCGCGCAGCAGGACAAGGTCGAGGCCCTGGCCCCGGAGGAGACCGCGCCCGCCGCGGTCGCCGACGACCAGGACGCCGAGGCTCCGGTCAGCGCGTCCGGTGACAAGGACGCCGAGGGCCCGGGCACCAAGGCCGAAGGCGAAGACACCGACAAGGCCTGA
- a CDS encoding DUF1707 SHOCT-like domain-containing protein, producing MGREGMRAGDSDRQRVADQLKSALDEGRLDLNEYDERVQRAYSARTYADLDGLLDDLPGTVPPRQSQVQPHPAAQHPAAAPVGKDERGHGGRHTFQSALTAFLICTVIWAITSFTSGHAYYFWPAWVLIPVVITGVGALTDRGRRGR from the coding sequence ATGGGACGCGAGGGGATGCGGGCCGGCGACAGTGATCGTCAGCGCGTAGCGGATCAGTTGAAGAGCGCGCTCGACGAGGGCCGGCTCGATCTGAACGAATATGACGAGAGAGTCCAGCGGGCCTACAGCGCCCGGACGTACGCCGATCTGGACGGTCTCCTGGACGACCTCCCCGGCACCGTCCCACCGCGGCAGTCCCAGGTGCAGCCGCACCCGGCGGCGCAGCACCCGGCCGCGGCGCCGGTCGGCAAGGACGAGCGCGGCCACGGCGGCCGGCACACCTTCCAGTCCGCGCTGACCGCCTTCCTGATCTGCACGGTGATCTGGGCGATCACCTCCTTCACCTCCGGGCACGCGTATTACTTCTGGCCGGCCTGGGTGCTGATCCCGGTGGTCATCACCGGCGTGGGCGCCCTGACGGACCGCGGTCGCCGGGGCCGTTGA
- the rpsK gene encoding 30S ribosomal protein S11: protein MPPKARAGAAVKKVRRKERKNVAHGQAHIKSTFNNTIVSITDPTGAVISWASSGQVGFKGSRKSTPFAAQLAAEAAARRAMEHGMRKVDVFVKGPGSGRETAIRSLQAAGLEVGQISDVTPQPHNGCRPPKRRRV from the coding sequence ATGCCACCGAAGGCACGCGCAGGGGCCGCAGTCAAGAAGGTCCGGCGCAAGGAACGCAAGAACGTCGCCCACGGGCAGGCGCACATCAAGAGCACCTTCAACAACACCATCGTGTCGATCACCGACCCGACCGGTGCGGTCATCTCCTGGGCCTCTTCCGGCCAGGTGGGCTTCAAGGGCTCCCGCAAGTCGACTCCGTTCGCCGCGCAGCTGGCCGCCGAGGCCGCCGCTCGCCGGGCCATGGAGCACGGCATGCGCAAGGTCGACGTTTTCGTCAAGGGCCCCGGCTCCGGCCGGGAGACCGCCATCCGTTCGCTGCAGGCCGCTGGTCTCGAGGTCGGTCAGATCTCCGACGTGACCCCGCAGCCGCACAACGGGTGCCGTCCGCCGAAGCGTCGTCGGGTCTAA